A genomic segment from Asterias amurensis chromosome 6, ASM3211899v1 encodes:
- the LOC139938467 gene encoding bolA-like protein 2 has product MAAITAEGLTCKLKENLQASHIEVVDESSGCGAKFNVVIVSDVFTGKPLLQRHRMVNDCIAEEMKTIHAFSMKTLTPEQWVKQQSK; this is encoded by the exons ATGGCAGCTATTACAGCAGAGGGGTTGACATGTAAGCTGAAAGAAAATCTCCAAGCTTCACACATT gaGGTGGTTGATGAGTCGAGTGGATGTGGAGCCAAGTTCAATGTTGTCATCGTATCAGATGTCTTCACTGGTAAACCGCTACTACAGAGACACAG AATGGTAAACGATTGTATAGCAGAAGAAATGAAGACCATCCACGCCTTCTCAATGAAGACATTAACGCCAGAGCAGTGGGTGAAGCAACAGAGTAAATGA